From one Gossypium hirsutum isolate 1008001.06 chromosome D08, Gossypium_hirsutum_v2.1, whole genome shotgun sequence genomic stretch:
- the LOC107962804 gene encoding FHA domain-containing protein FHA2: protein MAMEDQKKKKDNFKQPFSKFRHLFFFSLFQKHPSTIRLINNNSIRNPKSTMETAGGSDVEAGFAKLQGEDFEYYMGTYSIMLGRNSKKSIVDVDLASLGGGMNISRHHARIFYDFARHRFALEVLGKNGCLFEGVLHLPGKPPVRLDSQDLLQIGDKEFYFLLPVRSILGGALATRHHASIYQTPTATAGAVPPHHGYHGGTKTGRSVGSVASSAVAAKKGRGREYYEDYGKGEDVGSGGKKIRREEWYSSVEAGAGGKAALAGVLVPVEKKGEGRSSVDRESNNQQLMQLEEKDVVTSVATVLSDICGPGEWMAMEKLHAELVEQFGNIWHHSQVRRYLTFEDWLGPESKGKPWYNLLMLLRNTRNTLSSTRDPRFG from the exons ATGGCCATGGAAGatcagaagaagaaaaaggataATTTCAAGCAACCTTTCTCCAAATTCCGacaccttttctttttttcattatttcagaAACATCCTTCGACCATTCGattaatcaataataattcaattcgaaaCCCAAAATCAACGATGGAGACGGCGGGTGGTAGCGACGTGGAGGCGGGCTTCGCAAAGCTACAAGGTGAAGACTTCGAATACTACATGGGAACCTACTCCATAATGCTCGGTCGCAACTCCAAGAAATCCATCGTCGACGTCGACTTAGCCAGCCTCGGTGGCGGCATGAACATTTCGCGCCACCACGCCCGCATCTTCTACGACTTCGCGCGGCACCGTTTCGCACTCGAAGTCCTCGGCAAAAACGGTTGCCTCTTCGAAGGCGTACTCCACCTCCCGGGAAAGCCCCCCGTCAGGCTTGATTCTCAAGACCTCCTCCAAATCGGCGATAAAGAATTCTACTTCCTTCTCCCTGTAAGGAGTATTCTCGGGGGAGCACTTGCGACTAGGCATCACGCGTCGATTTACCAGACTCCGACCGCCACAGCTGGAGCGGTGCCGCCGCATCATGGTTACCATGGCGGAACGAAGACAGGGAGATCAGTGGGTTCCGTGGCAAGTTCTGCGGTGGCGGCAAAGAAAGGGAGGGGAAGAGAATATTATGAAGATTACGGCAAAGGAGAGGACGTTGGAAGTGGCGGGAAGAAGATTAGAAGGGAAGAATGGTATAGCAGCGTAGAGGCCGGCGCCGGAGGAAAGGCAGCTTTGGCGGGAGTATTAG TTCCGGtagagaagaaaggagaaggaAGATCAAGTGTTGACCGTGAATCCAATAATCAACAACTTATGCAGTTGGAAGAAAAGGATGTGGTGACATCTGTGGCAACTGTGCTTTCCGATATTTGTGGTCCTGGAGAATGGATGGCGATGGAGAAACTCCATGCTGAG TTAGTTGAACAGTTCGGTAACATCTGGCATCACAGCCAAGTTAGAAGGTATCTAACATTCGAGGACTGGCTGGGTCCTGAATCGAAGGGAAAACCATGGTACAATCTGCTAATGTTATTAAGAAATACCCGGAACACTTTGTCATCAACACGAGATCCAAGGTTCGGATAA
- the LOC107962803 gene encoding L-ascorbate peroxidase, cytosolic: MTKCYPTVSEEYQNAVQKAKRKLRALIAEKNCAPLMLRLAWHSAGTFDVKTKTGGPFGTVKQPAELAHAANNGLDIAVRLLEPIKEQFPILSYADFYQLAGVVAVEITGGPEVPFHPGREDKPHPPPEGRLPNASKGAEHLRQVFSNQMGLSDQDIVALSGGHTLGRCHKERSGFEGPWTTNPLIFDNSYFKELLTGEKDGLLQLPTDKVLLSDPVFRPLVDKYAADEDAFFADYAEAHLKLSELGFADA, encoded by the exons ATGACCAAGTGTTACCCAACTGTTAGCGAGGAGTACCAAAACGCCGTTCAGAAGGCTAAGAGGAAGCTAAGAGCTCTCATCGCTGAGAAGAACTGTGCTCCACTGATGCTCCGTCTAGC GTGGCACTCAGCTGGAACTTTTGATGTCAAGACCAAGACCGGAGGTCCATTCGGAACCGTGAAGCAACCTGCTGAGCTCGCTCATGCTGCTAACAACGGTCTCGATATTGCAGTCAGGCTTCTCGAGCCGATCAAGGAGCAGTTCCCTATCCTTTCATACGCTGACTTCTATCAG CTTGCTGGTGTTGTTGCTGTTGAGATCACCGGTGGACCTGAAGTTCCCTTCCATCCTGGAAGAGAG GACAAGCCTCACCCACCACCTGAGGGTCGTCTTCCCAATGCTTCTAAGG GAGCTGAACACTTGAGGCAGGTGTTTAGTAATCAAATGGGTCTTAGCGACCAGGACATTGTTGCTCTTTCTGGTGGCCACACCCT AGGAAGGTGCCACAAGGAGAGGTCTGGATTTGAGGGACCATGGACTACCAACCCTCTTATCTTTGACAACTCTTACTTCAA GGAGCTCTTGACTGGAGAGAAGGACGGCTTGTTGCAGTTGCCAACTGACAAAGTTCTCCTTTCTGACCCTGTTTTCCGTCCATTGGTTGACAAATACGCGGCT GATGAGGATGCTTTCTTTGCTGATTATGCTGAAGCTCACCTGAAGCTCTCTGAGCTAGG ATTTGCTGATGCATAA
- the LOC107962800 gene encoding putative NAC domain-containing protein 94 isoform X1, with product MNMVKGFRFHPTDEELIEYLQIKTFNRDSLVQVIAEIPDICEFEPWELPGRSVLQTGDRLWYFMYPPKYKYRNSKLVSRTTLEGYWKITGKARKIVNSETGMEIGNKKTLLFYKGQCNDKICWVMHEYELKAMLDSTNSHQKTFKLCKLKKKTNISSKEAGQLDQYSLSDLENHVANNALLEDILDPNGSSDPEASNNHKDVHNRCRTVDTYGDERSNQHNIVDEDEGPNISTNFVNHVAEDAIPEVPSHIFKVYQNGLEDNNWVQDLYSTIEQDDESCNLIITSFDETITNESSNQHNIVVAEKGIETPIISYDETVTNERSNQHNIVVVEEGTEMSVISYDETVANERSNQHNIVDVHEGFEMPSNLKYLVEEDTISAELLYNNGSYSRSLFGELLAEPEATNNSNCHVFGLVDD from the exons ATGAATATGGTGAAGGGATTCAGATTCCACCCAACTGATGAAGAACTCATTGAATACCTGCAAATCAAAACCTTCAACCGTGATTCTCTGGTCCAAGTTATTGCCGAAATCCCGGATATCTGCGAGTTCGAGCCTTGGGAATTACCCG GGCGTTCAGTGTTGCAGACAGGGGATCGATTGTGGTACTTTATGTACCCACCAAAATATAAGTATCGGAATAGTAAACTAGTTAGCCGGACCACTCTGGAGGGGTATTGGAAGATTACCGGCAAAGCTCGTAAGATAGTTAACTCTGAAACCGGAATGGAGATTGGAAACAAGAAGACTTTGCTTTTCTATAAAGGCCAATGCAATGATAAAATTTGTTGGGTTATGCATGAGTATGAACTCAAAGCTATGCTTGACTCAACTAATTCTCATCAA AAGACTTTCAAACTTTGTAAACTGAAGAAAAAGACAAACATTTCCAGTAAAGAAGCCGGTCAATTAGATCAGTATTCTCTTTCTGATTTAGAAAATCATGTAGCAAACAATGCACTATTAGAG GACATCCTAGACCCTAACGGGTCAAGTGATCCGGAAGCATCTAACAACCATAAAGATGTTCATAACCGTTGCCGCACCGTCGATACATATGGTGATGAAAGAAGCAATCAACATAATATAGTTGATGAAGATGAAGGCCCAAATATATCAACTAATTTCGTAAACCATGTTGCAGAGGATGCAATCCCAGAA GTACCTTCGCACATTTTTAAGGTGTATCAAAATGGACTTGAGGACAATAATTGGGTTCAAGATCTGTATAGCACCATTGAACAAGATGACGAGTCTTGCAACTTAATTATCACTAGCTTCGACGAAACCATCACTAATGAAAGTAGCAATCAACATAATATAGTTGTTGCGGAAAAGGGCATCGAAACGCCTATCATTAGCTATGATGAAACCGTTACTAATGAAAGAAGCAATCAACATAATATAGTTGTTGTAGAAGAGGGCACCGAAATGTCTGTTATTAGCTATGATGAAACCGTCGCTAATGAAAGAAGCAATCAACATAATATAGTTGATGTGCATGAGGGCTTCGAAATGCCTTCTAACCTAAAGTATCTCGTTGAAGAAGACACAATTTCAGCA GAATTGTTATATAACAATGGATCATATAGCAGATCATTGTTTGGTGAGTTATTAGCAGAGCCAGAGGCAACTAATAACTCGAACTGCCATGTATTTGGTTTAGTTGATGATTAG
- the LOC107962800 gene encoding NAC domain-containing protein 1 isoform X3 — MNMVKGFRFHPTDEELIEYLQIKTFNRDSLVQVIAEIPDICEFEPWELPGRSVLQTGDRLWYFMYPPKYKYRNSKLVSRTTLEGYWKITGKARKIVNSETGMEIGNKKTLLFYKGQCNDKICWVMHEYELKAMLDSTNSHQDILDPNGSSDPEASNNHKDVHNRCRTVDTYGDERSNQHNIVDEDEGPNISTNFVNHVAEDAIPEVPSHIFKVYQNGLEDNNWVQDLYSTIEQDDESCNLIITSFDETITNESSNQHNIVVAEKGIETPIISYDETVTNERSNQHNIVVVEEGTEMSVISYDETVANERSNQHNIVDVHEGFEMPSNLKYLVEEDTISAELLYNNGSYSRSLFGELLAEPEATNNSNCHVFGLVDD; from the exons ATGAATATGGTGAAGGGATTCAGATTCCACCCAACTGATGAAGAACTCATTGAATACCTGCAAATCAAAACCTTCAACCGTGATTCTCTGGTCCAAGTTATTGCCGAAATCCCGGATATCTGCGAGTTCGAGCCTTGGGAATTACCCG GGCGTTCAGTGTTGCAGACAGGGGATCGATTGTGGTACTTTATGTACCCACCAAAATATAAGTATCGGAATAGTAAACTAGTTAGCCGGACCACTCTGGAGGGGTATTGGAAGATTACCGGCAAAGCTCGTAAGATAGTTAACTCTGAAACCGGAATGGAGATTGGAAACAAGAAGACTTTGCTTTTCTATAAAGGCCAATGCAATGATAAAATTTGTTGGGTTATGCATGAGTATGAACTCAAAGCTATGCTTGACTCAACTAATTCTCATCAA GACATCCTAGACCCTAACGGGTCAAGTGATCCGGAAGCATCTAACAACCATAAAGATGTTCATAACCGTTGCCGCACCGTCGATACATATGGTGATGAAAGAAGCAATCAACATAATATAGTTGATGAAGATGAAGGCCCAAATATATCAACTAATTTCGTAAACCATGTTGCAGAGGATGCAATCCCAGAA GTACCTTCGCACATTTTTAAGGTGTATCAAAATGGACTTGAGGACAATAATTGGGTTCAAGATCTGTATAGCACCATTGAACAAGATGACGAGTCTTGCAACTTAATTATCACTAGCTTCGACGAAACCATCACTAATGAAAGTAGCAATCAACATAATATAGTTGTTGCGGAAAAGGGCATCGAAACGCCTATCATTAGCTATGATGAAACCGTTACTAATGAAAGAAGCAATCAACATAATATAGTTGTTGTAGAAGAGGGCACCGAAATGTCTGTTATTAGCTATGATGAAACCGTCGCTAATGAAAGAAGCAATCAACATAATATAGTTGATGTGCATGAGGGCTTCGAAATGCCTTCTAACCTAAAGTATCTCGTTGAAGAAGACACAATTTCAGCA GAATTGTTATATAACAATGGATCATATAGCAGATCATTGTTTGGTGAGTTATTAGCAGAGCCAGAGGCAACTAATAACTCGAACTGCCATGTATTTGGTTTAGTTGATGATTAG
- the LOC107962800 gene encoding putative NAC domain-containing protein 94 isoform X2 translates to MNMVKGFRFHPTDEELIEYLQIKTFNRDSLVQVIAEIPDICEFEPWELPGRSVLQTGDRLWYFMYPPKYKYRNSKLVSRTTLEGYWKITGKARKIVNSETGMEIGNKKTLLFYKGQCNDKICWVMHEYELKAMLDSTNSHQTFKLCKLKKKTNISSKEAGQLDQYSLSDLENHVANNALLEDILDPNGSSDPEASNNHKDVHNRCRTVDTYGDERSNQHNIVDEDEGPNISTNFVNHVAEDAIPEVPSHIFKVYQNGLEDNNWVQDLYSTIEQDDESCNLIITSFDETITNESSNQHNIVVAEKGIETPIISYDETVTNERSNQHNIVVVEEGTEMSVISYDETVANERSNQHNIVDVHEGFEMPSNLKYLVEEDTISAELLYNNGSYSRSLFGELLAEPEATNNSNCHVFGLVDD, encoded by the exons ATGAATATGGTGAAGGGATTCAGATTCCACCCAACTGATGAAGAACTCATTGAATACCTGCAAATCAAAACCTTCAACCGTGATTCTCTGGTCCAAGTTATTGCCGAAATCCCGGATATCTGCGAGTTCGAGCCTTGGGAATTACCCG GGCGTTCAGTGTTGCAGACAGGGGATCGATTGTGGTACTTTATGTACCCACCAAAATATAAGTATCGGAATAGTAAACTAGTTAGCCGGACCACTCTGGAGGGGTATTGGAAGATTACCGGCAAAGCTCGTAAGATAGTTAACTCTGAAACCGGAATGGAGATTGGAAACAAGAAGACTTTGCTTTTCTATAAAGGCCAATGCAATGATAAAATTTGTTGGGTTATGCATGAGTATGAACTCAAAGCTATGCTTGACTCAACTAATTCTCATCAA ACTTTCAAACTTTGTAAACTGAAGAAAAAGACAAACATTTCCAGTAAAGAAGCCGGTCAATTAGATCAGTATTCTCTTTCTGATTTAGAAAATCATGTAGCAAACAATGCACTATTAGAG GACATCCTAGACCCTAACGGGTCAAGTGATCCGGAAGCATCTAACAACCATAAAGATGTTCATAACCGTTGCCGCACCGTCGATACATATGGTGATGAAAGAAGCAATCAACATAATATAGTTGATGAAGATGAAGGCCCAAATATATCAACTAATTTCGTAAACCATGTTGCAGAGGATGCAATCCCAGAA GTACCTTCGCACATTTTTAAGGTGTATCAAAATGGACTTGAGGACAATAATTGGGTTCAAGATCTGTATAGCACCATTGAACAAGATGACGAGTCTTGCAACTTAATTATCACTAGCTTCGACGAAACCATCACTAATGAAAGTAGCAATCAACATAATATAGTTGTTGCGGAAAAGGGCATCGAAACGCCTATCATTAGCTATGATGAAACCGTTACTAATGAAAGAAGCAATCAACATAATATAGTTGTTGTAGAAGAGGGCACCGAAATGTCTGTTATTAGCTATGATGAAACCGTCGCTAATGAAAGAAGCAATCAACATAATATAGTTGATGTGCATGAGGGCTTCGAAATGCCTTCTAACCTAAAGTATCTCGTTGAAGAAGACACAATTTCAGCA GAATTGTTATATAACAATGGATCATATAGCAGATCATTGTTTGGTGAGTTATTAGCAGAGCCAGAGGCAACTAATAACTCGAACTGCCATGTATTTGGTTTAGTTGATGATTAG
- the LOC107962799 gene encoding L-ascorbate peroxidase, cytosolic, translated as MTKCYPTVSEEYQNAVQKAKRKLRGLIAEKNCAPLMLRLAWHSAGTFDVKTKTGGPFGTMKQPAELAHAANNGLDIAVRLLEPIKEQFPILSYADFYQLAGVVAVEITGGPEIPFHPGRVDKPHPPPEGRLPNATEGADHLRQVFSHQMGLSDQDIVALSGGHTLGRCHKERSGFEGPWTTNPLIFDNSYFKELLTGEKDGLLQLPTDKVLLSDPVFRPLADKYAADEDAFFADYTEAHLKLSELGFADA; from the exons ATGACCAAGTGTTACCCAACCGTTAGCGAGGAGTACCAAAACGCCGTTCAAAAGGCTAAGAGGAAGCTAAGAGGTCTCATCGCTGAGAAGAACTGTGCTCCACTCATGCTCCGTCTAGC GTGGCACTCAGCTGGAACTTTTGATGTCAAGACCAAGACCGGAGGTCCATTCGGAACCATGAAGCAACCTGCTGAGCTCGCTCATGCTGCTAACAACGGTCTCGATATTGCAGTCAGGCTTCTCGAGCCGATCAAGGAGCAGTTCCCTATCCTTTCATACGCTGACTTCTATCAG CTTGCTGGTGTTGTTGCTGTTGAGATCACCGGTGGGCCTGAAATTCCATTTCATCCTGGAAGAGTG GACAAGCCTCACCCACCACCTGAGGGTCGTCTTCCCAATGCTACTGAGG GAGCTGATCACTTGAGGCAGGTGTTTAGTCATCAAATGGGTCTTAGCGACCAGGACATTGTTGCTCTTTCTGGTGGCCACACCCTG GGAAGGTGCCACAAGGAGAGGTCTGGATTTGAGGGACCATGGACTACCAACCCTCTTATCTTTGACAACTCTTACTTCAA GGAGCTCTTGACTGGAGAGAAGGATGGCCTGTTACAGTTGCCAACTGACAAAGTTCTCCTTTCCGACCCTGTTTTCCGTCCATTGGCCGACAAATATGCGGCT GATGAGGATGCTTTCTTTGCTGATTACACTGAAGCTCACCTGAAGCTGTCTGAGCTAGG ATTTGCTGATGCATAA
- the LOC107962802 gene encoding L-ascorbate peroxidase, cytosolic, producing the protein MTKCYPTVSEEYQNAVQKAKRKLRGLIAEKNCAPLMLRLAWHSAGTFDVKTKTGGPFGTMKQPAELAHAANNGLDIAVRLLEPIKEQFPILSYADFYQLAGVVAVEITGGPEVPFHPGREDKPHPPPEGRLPNATEGADHLRQVFSHQMGLSDQDIVALSGGHTLGRCHKERSGFEGPWTTNPLIFDNSYFKELLTGEKDGLLQLPTDKVLLSDPVFRPLVDKYAADEDAFFADYTEAHLKLSELGFADA; encoded by the exons ATGACCAAGTGTTACCCAACCGTTAGCGAGGAGTACCAAAACGCCGTTCAAAAGGCTAAGAGGAAGCTAAGAGGTCTCATCGCTGAGAAGAACTGTGCTCCACTCATGCTCCGTCTAGC GTGGCACTCAGCTGGAACTTTTGATGTCAAGACCAAGACCGGAGGTCCATTCGGAACCATGAAGCAACCTGCTGAGCTCGCTCATGCTGCTAACAACGGTCTCGATATTGCAGTCAGGCTTCTCGAGCCGATCAAGGAGCAGTTCCCTATCCTTTCATACGCTGACTTCTATCAG CTTGCTGGTGTTGTTGCTGTTGAGATCACCGGTGGGCCTGAAGTTCCATTCCATCCTGGAAGAGAG GACAAGCCTCACCCACCACCTGAGGGTCGTCTTCCCAATGCTACTGAGG GAGCTGATCACTTGAGGCAGGTGTTTAGTCATCAAATGGGTCTTAGCGACCAGGACATTGTTGCTCTTTCTGGTGGCCACACCCTG GGAAGGTGCCACAAGGAGAGGTCTGGATTTGAGGGACCATGGACTACCAACCCTCTTATCTTTGACAACTCTTACTTCAA GGAGCTCTTGACTGGAGAGAAGGACGGCCTGTTACAGCTGCCAACTGACAAAGTTCTCCTTTCCGACCCTGTTTTCCGTCCATTGGTCGACAAATATGCGGCT GATGAGGATGCTTTCTTTGCTGATTACACTGAAGCTCACCTGAAGCTCTCGGAGCTAGG ATTTGCTGATGCATAA